The segment ACTGAAGTGTCAAATACATGACAAtagaaatatacatatttttttcataaatgatTGGACTACGAATTGTTGATGctgatattttaataaaatctcAGTGGTGAGTCTGGAGCCGGAAAGACTGAAAACACCAAAAAGGTCATTCAGTACTTTGCTCTTGTGGCAGCTGGACAAGCAAAGAAGGAAGAGGAAGAGAAACCAAAAGAGAAAAAGGTAACTTGATCTTCTCACTTAAAGAATATCATCTAAGTACTCATTCGATaatcatatcaaaaatatatttgttttacaaaattaacaaaGTTGTGCTTTGTCATATACCAATGCAGAAATttctaatatattttttctttgtattttccCGTCTTCTTACTGATCCATTCTTCCCTCTCTGCTAAATCGCCTATTTCCCTTTCGATCCTCCCCCCTTTTCTTGACCTTCCTCCACATACAGGGAAGCTTGGAGGATCAGATTGTGCAGGCTAACCCGGTACTTGAGGCTTACGGAAATGCCAAGACCGTCCGTAACAACAACTCCTCCCGTTTTGTAAGTATACATCGCATATACCTAGACCTTCCACGTTTGATGTGAAATCACTCTTGTTAACCTAATCCAAGAAAAAATCCATCCTTACGTTCCttatgatttttcttttatcatttaacGATATTTTCCCGTCTAATTTACAATGATCAAACTATCCGTTTGGTGCATGTAATTATACTGTGATGATAAATTATCCAAATATCACAGAACCCTACAATATTTCTAAAGCAGTTTCtttaatgatttcattttattgtttgGATTTGAAGTGAATATAACCTTGCATGTTTTATTCCTTAATATTGGAGAACTCGTTTGGACCTAAGCTACCTGTAGTATATTTTTGAAATGCTTTGACCCACCAGTGTGTATTAACATTTTCCTACTCTCCGTCACCAATAGGATGATATCCGATCCCAGCCGTTTCTCACTCCTCAATCCCTCCTGATTATGTCTCCTTTTCATATTGAGGACTCAGATGAACTTCTGTAAGTAATGACTTTTCCACATCGTGgtatattacaatatattgtattAGGTATATAAATCAAATCATTCTCAATTTCTTGTTATGCAAATTTTCATAATACCTTATCATTAATTCTTACTTCTCCGAAATTACTTTGAACAGGGAAAATTCGTTCGTATCCATTTCGGTCCCACAGGAAAAATTGCAGGAGCCGACATTGAAACTTGTAAGTGGATACTCCTTTTCcttttaatgattttacattAGTTTGAAAACTCCCccgaaaattattttttttttgtatttgtagaCCTGCTTGAGAAATCTCGCGTGACCTACCAGCAAACTGTAGAGCGAAACTACCACATCTTCTACCAGCTCCTGTCTAATGCCATTCCTGATCTCAATGGTATGTGTCTATTTAGGTGTGTGGTACTTGAGCAATCAAGTTTATCTTAGCGTTGTCCACCTTTGGACTCAAGATGAAATGTGATGAATGTATGTGATCGTATAATGGACTTTTGCTTGCAGAGGCTCTGTTGGTTTCGGCCGATCCAGGCTTGTACAGCTTTATTAATCAGGGTGCGCTCACTGTCGACGGCATTGATGATGTAGAAGAAATGAAAATGTGCGATGTACGTTGGAATAAGCCTTCCACTTCCCCCTCTATACCCAAGTTCTCTTATGCAGCCCAACTGAGAACTCAGTTCTTTTGCAGTTTTGAGAGCCTCTCTTATGATTCCGTCCAAACTCCCTCGACCCTAGGAAGGCTAATATGTCGAGCTGAACTAATACATTTTCTTTCAGGATTGTGATcctgattccataaaattgaatCAATTTGAGCAAGATCCATATTATCCCATCTCGAAATTAACAACATGCCAATTGTCGAACTAACATATTCTCTTTCAGAACTCCACAGAATCTCTAAAATTCTGACAATTTTCTTAACCATTTTCTTACTTAATAAATTCGTACATCATCTTTGATTAATTTATTCTCTTTCAGTCACCACACTAAATGAATTCCATTCCCCGAAGAAATATCCAACCCTTCTCTACTTCAGCACAGTCCTACAAACAATTATCAAGTTCTTACCAAACCCTGATAAATGTTTGACTCCGACATCCACTTTCTTTTCTATTACAGTTTCCAATAAATCTGATCGCTGATACCACTCTGAGCAAGTCAACCATATCACTAATTTTTGTCCAgtgcattttgaaatatttcctatttcattttcattcattttccaTTGCTGTACCTTACTCCTTACTTTAACCCACTGAGAATCACGGTCTGTTTTCCCATAACCTCTCATCCTTATCCTACCTTTACTCTTTTAGAAAAAATGTTGGTCAGCCCCGATCCTGCTCTCTATTCATTTATCAACCAAGGGGCCTTAAGTGTTGATGGCATTGATGATGtcgaagaaatgaaaataactgatgtatgtacatgtatgtctggaagcgaaatattcaaaattacaATTCAAATTCAATCTAATCATTTTGTATTACTCCTattaaatttcattaaatttatGCCATGCACTGTGTCATGTAGGAAGCTTTTGATGTTCTTGGCTTCACCAGCGAAGAAAAGCTCAGTATGTATAAATGCACTGCCTCTATCATGCATATGGGTGAAATGACATTCAAGCAGAAGGGTGAACAGGCTGAAGTTGATGGAACTGCCGGTAATTATTTGCAAATGCCTCACAAAACATGATATTATATATGTAGAAATGAACATAGCAATGAATACCCTCTTCACTTTTATTTCACAGAACCTGAAAAGGTCGCCTTCTTGTTGGGTATCAACGCTGGTGACTTCTTGAAATGCTTGCTCAAACCCAAAGTCAAAGTCGGAACCGAGTTCGTCATTAAGGGTCAGAATAAAACGCAAGTCGTCAACTCCATTGGTGCCTTGGCTAAATCTCTGTATGACCGTATGTTCAATTGGCTGGTCAAAAGAGTCAACAAAACCCTTGATACCAAAGCCAAGAGAAACTATTACATTGGTGTATTGGACATTGCTGGTTTCGAAATTTTTGAGGTTTGTAATGAAATgatcaatatatacatgcatagtATAACTAAGCAATGTAAAGCGCATGTTGTACaaattgttctttatttatCATACAGTTCAACAGCTTCGAGCAGCTATGCATCAACTACACCAATGAAAGACTTCAACAGTTTTTCAATCACCACATGTTTGTCCTGGAGCAGGAGGAGTACAAGAAGGAAGGTATCCAGTGGGAATTTATTGACTTTGGTATGGATTTGGCTGCCTGTATCGAGCTCATTGAAAGGgtaattaatgaatattttatgtAGTAAGTCAggatatcttagatgcattgaATAGGAAAATTTAgggaataaataaatatttcatatgttcTATTAATTTCAGCCTATGGGAATCTTGTCCATTCTGGAAGAAGAATGCATGTTCCCCAAAGCCGATGACAAGTCATTCAAGGATAAACTGTACTCGAATCACATGGGCAAATCACCCAATTTTGGAAAACCAGGAAAGTCTCCAAGACCTGGTATCCCAGCTCCCGATTTCTCATTGGGTCATTATGCTGGTGCTGTGGGTTATAACATCAGTAACTGGTTAGAAAAGAATAAGGACCCTATCAACGAGAACGTAGTAACGCTCCTGTCTGGCTCAAAGGAACACCTTGTGAAGGAACTCTTCCAGGCACCTCCAGTAGAAGAGGGTGGCGGCAAGAAAAAGAAGAAGTCTTCTGCTTTCCAGACTATCTCTGCTGTTCACAGGGTAATTCGAGAATTCTGTTGACATTGATATTATTTAGAATATCTTAAAGTTTGATTAGAGTTAAAGCAAAGTAATGAATGTTGATTTAAAATCGATTGGATTCTTTAAGGAATCTTTGAACAAACTGATGAAGAATTTGTACAGCACCCATCCTCACTTCGTGCGTTGCATCATTCCCAACGAGTTGAAGCAGTCTGGAATGATCGATGCCAGTCTTGTGCTCAACCAGCTGCAGTGTAACGGTGTACTCGAGGGTATTAGAATTTGTCGTAAAGGATTCCCCAGCAGAGTCATCTACTCTGAATTTAAACAGAGGTATATCttcatattcaaaaataatatcTATAAGACCTATGGTTGTAATATAAAGTctcagtttttattttccatgtTACTTAAGAagttatttgattttttaaaatatagatacTCCATCTTGGCTCCCAATGCCGTTCCACAAGGTTTTGTTGACGGCAAAGTCGTATCCGAGAAAGTCCTGCTCGGTCTGCAGCTTGATCCTGCAGAGTACCGTCTAGGTAACACCAAGGTATTCTTCAAAGCTGGTGTACTGGGTATGCTTGAAGAAATGCGTGATGAGCGTCTTTCTGCCATTGTATCAGGATTTCAGGCTAACATTAGAGGTTATCTGATGCGCAAACAGTACAAGAGATTGCAGGACCAAAGGTAACTTCTACATCTCGGTAATATGTATTTTCAACTCTATCAGTTTGATAGATTTTAAGTACATTTATAGCTGTTAtatgatttcaaaaatgaatCTGATATTTCAGAACTGCTCTTGCTATGATCCAGAGAAACATTCGTAAATGGCTTGTATTAAGAAACTGGCAATGGTGGAAATTGTATGCCAAGGTCAAGCCCATGCTGAACGTTGCCCGTGCTGAGGACGAGATGAAGAAGAAACTGGAAGAGATGCACAAGATGGAAGAGGAACTGAAAAAAGTGTCTGATGTTAAAAAGTTACTCGAGGAGCAAAATGTTGATCTAGTGGAGCAGAAGAACAGAATCTACATCGAGCTTCAAGCAGAACAGGACAGAGTAGCTGAATTCGAAGAAAGAATTGAAAAATTTATCACAGAAAAGGCTGATTTTGAAAGTCAGATGAAGGAGTATGAGGAGCGTCTTCTAGATGAGGAAGACGCTGCCGCTGAGCTTGAAGGTCTTAAGAAAAAGATGGAGGGTGAGAACGATGAGTTGAAAAAAGACATTGAAGATCTTGAGAACACACTTGCTAAGGCCGAACAAGAGAAAACAACTAAAGACAATCAGATTAAGACTCTTCAGGATGAAATGCAACAACAGGATGATCATATTGCCAAACTCAACAAAGAAAAGAAGGCTATGGATGAGACTCACAAGAAAACTCTTGCAGATTTGCAGGCAGAGGAAGACAAATGTAATCACCTCAATAAACTCAAACAAAAACTTGAGCAAACTCTGGATGAGGTATGATAGCCTACTTTATGCAGTTTATctgcatttttaaattttctctaAATCTATATTTCCTCATTCATTAAAGGTAgttcataaaattttcattttctatataGATGGAAGATAACTTGGAACGGGAGAAGAAAATCCGTGGTGACGTTGAAAAGGTTAAACGCAAGCTTGAACAGGACCTAAAGTCTACACAAGGTGCTGTTGAGGACCTTGAGCGTGTCAAAAGGGAATTGGAAGACGCCGGCAAgaagtaaataaaatatattgtatatagatgGTACTTCGCTTAAAAGATCTTTGAAAACTTAATGAAGCATAGCTTGATCTTTTAATGATGAAGTTAAAACTAAAAATCAACATTAATTTGAATTCTGATTTACTTATCTATTACTCCATATACTTAATAGAAAGGATAACGAGATCAGCAGCCTCAACTCCCGTCTTGAAGATGAACAAGGTGTTAACGCCGGTCTTCAGCGCAAGATCAAGGAGTTGAATGCAAGAATCGAAGAACTTGAGGAGGAACTTGAAGCTGAGCGTGCAGCTAGAACTAAGGTCGAGAAACAGCGCTTGGAGCTAAGTCGCGAGTTGGACGAATTAAGCGAGCGTTTGGATGAGGCCGGTGGAGCAACTGCAGCTCAGGTGAATTTCGTGTTCAGTAGAATTATTTACATGACCGACCTGTTCTCTTGCCTTTGAAgtttaaatctgcattatctTTATCTTGGATTTTCATATTATGTGTGTATATCTTGCTAGATTGACCTAAACAAGAAGAGAGAACAAGAATTGTTGAAACTGCGTCGTGACTTGGAGGAGCAAACTTTGTCTGGCGAGGCCCAGGTTGCATCTCTTCGTAAGAAGCAGCAAGACATGGCCAACGAAATGGCTGACCAAATTGATCAGCTAAACAAGGCCAAAGCCAAGTAAGTCAtagcaattatttcaaaagacaATCAACAATATGGATTGATATTCTTTTAAAACTTCTTATCAAAATCAGAATAAcagtttttacattttgtactaAATTAAAACCTATTACAGACTGGAAAAGGATAAGAAAGATATCAAACGTGAGCTTGATGACTTGCAAAGTCAGCTCCAACATGTCATTAAGCAAAAGGTAATCCTAGAATGACCAGTAGCCAAGTGTCATTCACCAAGCCCCCATTTTCTTTTCTCATTGGAACTCTGGAATCCGAGCATGGTCGCACTTGATGCAGTGTATCTCAACCAATCAACCGAATCACTCTCCTTTCTTAACCTAACAAAACTTGACCATAACAAATAGTATTCACACTCCCACTTTCTTATCTTTCTGTATAGAGCCCTTAAAGATGCAGCACAAATGAAGGTTGAACTCGACGACCTTCATTCACAGATTGCAATTGTCACCAAAAATAAGGTACACTGTCCGATTATTTAGTTTT is part of the Ostrea edulis chromosome 2, xbOstEdul1.1, whole genome shotgun sequence genome and harbors:
- the LOC125679481 gene encoding myosin heavy chain, striated muscle-like — encoded protein: MAAYNPNDEHMKYLAVDRKALLKEQAAFDGKKMCWIPDTKEGFLKAEIQSTKGEEITVKTIDGQENRTVKKDDIQQMNPPKYEKIEDMANMTYLNEASVLHNLRSRYKSMLIYTYSGLFCVAVNPYKRLPIYGQVLVDIYRGKRKTEMPPHLYSVADNAYQFMVQDRENQSMLITGESGAGKTENTKKVIQYFALVAAGQAKKEEEEKPKEKKGSLEDQIVQANPVLEAYGNAKTVRNNNSSRFGKFVRIHFGPTGKIAGADIETYLLEKSRVTYQQTVERNYHIFYQLLSNAIPDLNEKMLVSPDPALYSFINQGALSVDGIDDVEEMKITDEAFDVLGFTSEEKLSMYKCTASIMHMGEMTFKQKGEQAEVDGTAEPEKVAFLLGINAGDFLKCLLKPKVKVGTEFVIKGQNKTQVVNSIGALAKSLYDRMFNWLVKRVNKTLDTKAKRNYYIGVLDIAGFEIFEFNSFEQLCINYTNERLQQFFNHHMFVLEQEEYKKEGIQWEFIDFGMDLAACIELIERPMGILSILEEECMFPKADDKSFKDKLYSNHMGKSPNFGKPGKSPRPGIPAPDFSLGHYAGAVGYNISNWLEKNKDPINENVVTLLSGSKEHLVKELFQAPPVEEGGGKKKKKSSAFQTISAVHRESLNKLMKNLYSTHPHFVRCIIPNELKQSGMIDASLVLNQLQCNGVLEGIRICRKGFPSRVIYSEFKQRYSILAPNAVPQGFVDGKVVSEKVLLGLQLDPAEYRLGNTKVFFKAGVLGMLEEMRDERLSAIVSGFQANIRGYLMRKQYKRLQDQRTALAMIQRNIRKWLVLRNWQWWKLYAKVKPMLNVARAEDEMKKKLEEMHKMEEELKKVSDVKKLLEEQNVDLVEQKNRIYIELQAEQDRVAEFEERIEKFITEKADFESQMKEYEERLLDEEDAAAELEGLKKKMEGENDELKKDIEDLENTLAKAEQEKTTKDNQIKTLQDEMQQQDDHIAKLNKEKKAMDETHKKTLADLQAEEDKCNHLNKLKQKLEQTLDEMEDNLEREKKIRGDVEKVKRKLEQDLKSTQGAVEDLERVKRELEDAGKKKDNEISSLNSRLEDEQGVNAGLQRKIKELNARIEELEEELEAERAARTKVEKQRLELSRELDELSERLDEAGGATAAQIDLNKKREQELLKLRRDLEEQTLSGEAQVASLRKKQQDMANEMADQIDQLNKAKAKALKDAAQMKVELDDLHSQIAIVTKNKQSAEKVSKQIESQLSEANARIEEANRNVVDLNSARSRLQSEASDLTRQLEDAESRIGQLTKEKSSLASQLEEAKRSVEEESRIRQKMQSENRNLNADLDSLREQFEEEQESKADVQRQLSKSNNEVQMWRSKCESGGGASTEAVEEMRRRMQAKINEADQNLEAANAKISQLEKVKLRMSQEMEDLVIEVERANSNANNLEKKQRAFDKTIQEWQSKVKSLEIDIDTAHKETRSFSAESFRLKAQFEEAHDSIESLRRENKNLADEIHELTDQLSEGGRSVHEVEKAKRRLEMEKEELQAALEEAESSLEQEEAKVMRAQLEIATVRTEIDRRLQEKEEEFDNTRRNHQRALDSMQASLEAEAKGKAEAMRIRKKLEQDINELEVALDATNRAKADLEKNVKRYQQQIREMQVSIENEQRSQSEAREAYAMSERRCMILQGEVEEMRTSIESAERLRKSAENELHEANDRVNELAVQVTSIQAQKRKMEGDVQAMQTDLEEMNSEIRAADDKAKKSIAEANHLAEELRAEQEHSAQIEKFRKGLESQIKELQVRLDEAEASALKGGKKMIAKLENRVRELESELDSEQRRHAETQKNARKADRRLKELAFQADEDKKNQERLQELIEKLQSKVITYKRQVEEAEEIAAINLAKYRKVQHELEDAEERADTAENSMSKLRAKSRSSTSVQRTTVSSKSISRLE